A genome region from Calliopsis andreniformis isolate RMS-2024a chromosome 2, iyCalAndr_principal, whole genome shotgun sequence includes the following:
- the Aptx gene encoding aprataxin: MKRKPKFPSNDATAPKKHHWATGLLVSMEDPELRVKEDDKVVVIKDKYPKAQFHYLVLPKANIPSLWHVKKEDESLLLHMAKVAEDLTKEHKDSEFLIGYHAVPSMQRLHLHVISTDFNSPCLKTKYHWNSFTTPFFLHSTDICNQLRERGELKKLKSEDSAEYLNTTLKCHKCSATPKNMPDLKRHLLVHLSDRRSSNTSD, encoded by the exons ATGAAACGCAAACCAAAATTCCCAtcaaatgatgcaacagctccgAAAAAGCATCATTGGGCAACAGGTTTGCTTGTTTCTATGGAGGACCCTGAACTTAGGGTAAAAGAAGATGATAAAGTAGTTGTAATCAAAGATAAATATCCCAAAGCCCAGTTTCATTACTTAGTTCTACCAAAAGCAAATATTCCCTCTCTGTGGCACGTTAAGAAAGAAGATGAGAGTTTGCTACTTCACATGGCAAAAGTTGCAGAAGATCTAACTAAAGAACACAAAGATTCTGAATTTCT TATCGGGTATCATGCAGTACCTAGTATGCAAAGGTTACACCTACACGTGATAAGTACAGACTTCAATAGTCCATGTCTGAAAACTAAGTATCACTGGAACTCATTCACTACTCCCTTTTTCTTACACTCAACAG ATATCTGCAACCAATTACGTGAAAGAGGTGAACTGAAAAAACTGAAGTCCGAGGATAGCGCCGAGTATTTGAACACTACTTTGAAGTGTCACAAATGTTCCGCCACTCCGAAAAATATGCCTGACTTGAAGAGGCACTTGCTGGTACACCTGTCTGATCGACGAAGTTCCAATACCTCTGATTAA